A window of Halomonas sp. H10-9-1 contains these coding sequences:
- a CDS encoding IS110 family transposase, translated as MNITRVGVDIAKSVFHVHGVDRHDQVQWQGKYTREKWLNAVSKRVPAGAEIGMEACASSHFWARALQARGYRVKLIAAQFVTPYVKSNKNDRVDAEAICEAMGRPSMRFVAVKSVAQQDTQAAHRIREELVRQRTAKANQIRGLVGEYGLVAPVGIGQLRAALPRWLEAADNGLTDAFRVLLAGLAEDLRHLDERIATVTASLERQAKTDPVAKRLMTLQGIGPLTATALAGALGDGKSFRRGRDFAASLGLTPRQHSTGGRDRLLGISKRGDSYLRKLLVHGARSVLRHVGTKDDGLSQWVRHLAEHKHANVAVVALANKTARIAWAVTRHETAYDASLASRLSA; from the coding sequence ATGAACATTACCCGTGTCGGCGTCGATATCGCAAAGTCTGTTTTTCATGTCCACGGCGTCGATCGCCATGATCAGGTGCAGTGGCAAGGTAAGTACACCCGCGAAAAATGGCTGAATGCGGTCAGCAAGCGGGTGCCGGCGGGAGCCGAGATCGGCATGGAAGCCTGTGCCTCGTCTCACTTCTGGGCGCGGGCCCTGCAGGCGCGGGGCTATCGCGTCAAGTTGATCGCCGCACAGTTCGTGACGCCCTACGTGAAGAGCAACAAGAATGACCGGGTCGACGCCGAAGCGATCTGTGAAGCCATGGGGCGGCCCAGTATGCGCTTCGTGGCCGTCAAGAGCGTCGCTCAGCAGGATACCCAGGCGGCACACCGCATTCGTGAAGAGCTGGTACGGCAGCGCACGGCCAAGGCCAACCAGATACGCGGGCTGGTGGGGGAGTATGGCCTGGTCGCTCCGGTGGGTATCGGTCAGTTGCGTGCCGCCCTGCCTCGCTGGCTGGAAGCGGCAGACAACGGGCTGACGGATGCCTTTCGTGTCCTGCTTGCCGGCCTTGCCGAGGATCTGCGCCACCTGGATGAGCGCATCGCGACGGTCACGGCAAGCCTCGAGCGACAGGCCAAGACCGACCCCGTGGCCAAGCGGCTGATGACGCTGCAGGGTATCGGTCCACTGACCGCCACCGCGCTGGCCGGCGCCCTCGGCGATGGCAAGAGCTTTCGGCGCGGGCGAGATTTTGCCGCCTCGCTCGGCTTGACGCCGCGACAGCACAGCACCGGGGGGCGAGACCGCCTGCTGGGCATCAGCAAACGCGGCGACAGTTACCTGCGCAAGCTACTGGTGCATGGCGCGCGCTCGGTGCTCCGGCATGTGGGCACCAAGGACGACGGCCTGAGCCAGTGGGTCAGGCACCTGGCCGAGCACAAGCATGCCAATGTGGCGGTCGTCGCACTGGCCAACAAGACGGCACGGATCGCCTGGGCGGTAACCCGCCATGAGACGGCCTATGATGCGTCGCTGGCGTCGCGGCTGTCGGCATGA
- the yjgA gene encoding ribosome biogenesis factor YjgA, which translates to MSQESPRELLDQVLQQPDNDERPSKSQLKREMQALQALGEQIIAMTPGERARFPLSDDMLAAVEETARIRSHEGRRRHMQYVGKLMRREDLEAIRAVHDEIEQETLRRDHAFHRLERWRDRLVDEGDVALDAFVADYPDADRQALRQLIRNAQREREKGKPPASARKLFKLIRDIAGL; encoded by the coding sequence ATGTCCCAGGAATCTCCCCGCGAGCTGCTCGACCAGGTCCTTCAGCAGCCGGACAACGACGAACGTCCCAGCAAGTCCCAGCTCAAGCGCGAGATGCAGGCGCTGCAGGCGCTGGGCGAACAGATCATCGCCATGACCCCCGGCGAACGGGCGCGCTTTCCGCTCTCCGACGACATGCTCGCCGCCGTGGAGGAGACCGCGCGCATCCGCTCCCACGAGGGGCGGCGACGGCATATGCAGTACGTCGGCAAGCTGATGCGCCGCGAGGACCTCGAGGCGATCCGCGCCGTCCACGACGAGATCGAGCAGGAAACGCTGCGCCGCGACCACGCCTTCCATCGCCTCGAGAGATGGCGTGACCGCCTCGTCGACGAGGGCGACGTCGCGCTGGATGCCTTCGTGGCCGACTACCCCGACGCCGACCGCCAGGCGCTGCGCCAGCTGATCCGCAACGCCCAGCGCGAGCGCGAGAAGGGCAAGCCCCCGGCCAGCGCCCGCAAGTTGTTCAAGCTGATCCGCGATATCGCGGGGCTGTAG
- the pmbA gene encoding metalloprotease PmbA yields the protein MTQAFDAAAQQIQLESRSRQAVELARTLGADACEVGASVDQGVDISVREGEVETVELSRDQGIAVTVYLGQRKGSASSTDASEASLRAVVEKAIAIARHTGEDSAAGLADAELMATRLPDLDVHHPWALTTEEAIDLALACEAAGRGKAGIKSSDGASLSSGEGVRVYANSHGFLGSQRGSRHSLSCMLIAEDAAGMQRDYDYTSARNPRDLLAPERVGERAAEHTLRRLGARRPATGRLPVLFDPDLAAGLIGSLMGAIAGGALFRQASFLCDRLGDGLFPEWFSLQERPMEIGAMASSPFDNDGVQTRDNVFIENGRLASYMLSAYSARRLGMQSTANAGGARNLRIAAPLASRDELLARMGRGVVVSELMGQGVNAVTGDYSRGAAGFWVENGEIQHPVEEFTIAGNLEAMFRGLSGVGSDIDTRGSIHSGSWLIDEMTVAGS from the coding sequence ATGACTCAGGCTTTCGATGCCGCCGCCCAGCAGATCCAGCTGGAGAGCCGTTCCCGACAGGCGGTGGAGCTGGCCCGCACGTTGGGCGCCGACGCCTGCGAGGTGGGTGCCAGCGTCGACCAGGGCGTCGACATCAGCGTGCGCGAGGGCGAGGTAGAGACCGTCGAGCTCTCCCGCGACCAGGGCATTGCGGTGACGGTCTATCTCGGGCAGCGCAAGGGCAGCGCCTCCTCCACCGATGCCAGTGAGGCCTCGTTACGTGCCGTGGTCGAGAAGGCCATCGCCATCGCCCGCCATACCGGCGAGGATTCCGCCGCCGGTCTTGCCGATGCCGAGTTGATGGCCACCCGCCTGCCCGACCTCGACGTGCACCACCCTTGGGCGCTGACCACCGAGGAGGCCATCGACCTGGCGCTGGCTTGCGAGGCCGCTGGCCGCGGCAAGGCCGGGATCAAGAGCTCCGACGGGGCCTCGCTCTCCAGCGGCGAGGGGGTGCGGGTCTACGCCAACAGCCACGGTTTCCTGGGCAGCCAGCGCGGCAGCCGCCACTCCCTCTCCTGCATGCTCATCGCCGAGGATGCCGCCGGCATGCAGCGTGACTACGACTACACCAGTGCCCGCAACCCCCGTGACCTGCTGGCCCCCGAGCGCGTCGGTGAACGTGCCGCCGAGCACACCCTGCGGCGCCTCGGTGCGCGGCGTCCGGCCACCGGGCGCCTGCCGGTGCTCTTCGATCCGGACCTGGCCGCGGGGCTGATCGGTTCGCTGATGGGCGCCATCGCCGGCGGGGCGCTGTTCCGCCAGGCCTCCTTCCTCTGTGACCGCCTCGGTGACGGGCTCTTCCCCGAGTGGTTCAGCCTGCAGGAGAGGCCCATGGAGATCGGTGCCATGGCCAGCTCGCCCTTCGACAACGACGGCGTGCAGACGCGCGACAATGTGTTCATCGAGAACGGGCGCCTGGCCAGCTATATGCTCTCCGCCTACAGTGCGCGCCGCCTCGGCATGCAGAGCACCGCCAACGCCGGGGGCGCCCGCAACCTGCGCATCGCAGCACCACTGGCATCGCGGGACGAGCTGCTCGCCCGCATGGGGCGCGGGGTGGTGGTCAGCGAGCTGATGGGGCAGGGGGTGAACGCCGTCACCGGCGATTACTCACGTGGCGCGGCCGGCTTCTGGGTGGAGAATGGCGAGATCCAGCACCCGGTGGAGGAGTTCACCATCGCCGGCAACCTGGAGGCGATGTTCCGGGGACTCTCCGGCGTGGGCAGCGATATCGACACCCGCGGCAGCATCCATAGCGGGAGCTGGCTGATCGACGAGATGACCGTGGCCGGGAGCTAG
- a CDS encoding HPr family phosphocarrier protein, with amino-acid sequence MPQRKLTLTNKRGLHARAATRLVQCCQRFAARIRVANGSMLGEADNIMSLLMLAAPCGTELTVSAEGEDAEAALDAVEALFEARFDEAD; translated from the coding sequence GTGCCGCAACGCAAGCTGACCCTGACCAACAAGCGCGGACTCCACGCCCGCGCCGCCACCCGGCTGGTGCAGTGCTGCCAGCGCTTCGCGGCCCGCATCCGCGTAGCCAATGGCTCCATGCTGGGAGAGGCCGACAACATCATGTCGCTGCTGATGCTTGCCGCCCCCTGCGGCACCGAGCTCACCGTCAGTGCCGAGGGGGAGGACGCGGAAGCGGCCCTCGACGCCGTTGAGGCGCTGTTCGAGGCCCGCTTCGACGAGGCTGACTAG
- the rapZ gene encoding RNase adapter RapZ has translation MQLVIISGRSGSGKSIALQALEDLGYYAIDNLPAMLLGSLIDELGNPESARSSIAVSIDARNLPEALKRFPSLLEEVRGRGIDCQVIYLTTDARILIERYSATRRRHPLTRGNEMTLGEAIDSEEQALAAIRDLADLVIDTSRLSVHELRGRIADQVARHRPEQLTLTVESFGFKRGVPLDADLVFDARCLPNPYWDPRLRPFTGQDPEIIAFLEGYPLVQAMLEDIHAWLTRWLPSYEASHRSYLTVAIGCTGGQHRSVYIAERLAMHLAQGQSHVRLRHRELGTQDTLPDPDVTSHQGR, from the coding sequence ATGCAGCTCGTGATCATCAGCGGCCGTTCCGGCTCCGGCAAGTCGATCGCGCTACAGGCCTTGGAGGATCTCGGCTACTACGCCATCGACAACCTGCCGGCCATGCTGCTGGGATCGTTGATCGATGAGCTGGGCAACCCCGAATCTGCACGCTCTTCCATCGCCGTCAGCATCGACGCACGCAACCTGCCCGAGGCCCTGAAACGCTTTCCCAGCCTGCTCGAGGAGGTACGCGGACGCGGCATCGATTGCCAGGTGATCTACCTGACCACCGATGCGCGCATCCTGATCGAGCGCTACTCCGCCACCCGGCGCCGCCATCCGCTGACCCGGGGCAACGAGATGACACTGGGCGAGGCGATCGACTCCGAGGAGCAGGCGCTGGCCGCGATCCGTGACCTGGCCGATCTGGTGATCGATACCTCACGACTGTCGGTGCACGAACTGCGCGGCCGCATCGCTGACCAGGTGGCCCGGCATCGCCCGGAGCAGCTGACCCTGACCGTGGAATCCTTCGGTTTCAAGCGCGGCGTACCCCTCGACGCCGACCTGGTGTTCGACGCCCGCTGCCTGCCCAATCCCTACTGGGACCCGCGGCTGAGACCCTTCACTGGCCAGGACCCCGAGATCATCGCCTTCCTCGAGGGGTACCCGCTGGTCCAGGCGATGCTCGAGGATATCCACGCCTGGCTGACACGCTGGCTACCCAGCTACGAGGCCAGCCATCGCAGCTACCTGACCGTAGCCATCGGCTGCACCGGCGGGCAGCATCGCTCGGTCTATATCGCCGAGCGACTGGCGATGCACCTGGCGCAGGGCCAGTCCCATGTCCGCCTGCGCCACCGCGAGCTGGGCACCCAGGACACCCTGCCAGACCCCGACGTCACATCGCATCAAGGACGTTGA
- the ptsN gene encoding PTS IIA-like nitrogen regulatory protein PtsN gives MSSLETILPPERTLFDVPGGSKKRVLEFFSTFIAQNTPSLDSQEVFARLIARERLGSTGIGNGVAIPHARSPHCKEPVAAFLRLAEPVDFDAIDGEPVDLVFVLLVPEEADAAHLALLAEVAGIMNDAETRSRLRGSHSQRDLHERLIEAIRRQG, from the coding sequence ATGTCATCTCTCGAAACCATCCTGCCCCCCGAGCGCACCCTCTTCGATGTGCCCGGGGGAAGCAAGAAAAGGGTACTGGAGTTCTTTAGCACCTTCATTGCCCAGAACACGCCGAGCCTCGACAGCCAGGAGGTCTTCGCGCGCCTGATCGCCCGTGAACGCCTGGGCAGCACGGGGATCGGCAACGGCGTGGCGATCCCCCATGCCCGCAGCCCCCACTGCAAGGAACCCGTCGCCGCCTTCCTCAGGCTCGCCGAGCCGGTGGACTTCGACGCCATCGACGGCGAACCGGTGGACCTGGTGTTCGTGCTGCTGGTCCCCGAGGAGGCCGACGCCGCCCACCTGGCGCTGCTGGCCGAGGTCGCCGGCATCATGAACGATGCCGAGACCCGTTCGCGGCTGCGCGGCAGCCACAGCCAGCGCGACCTCCACGAGCGCCTGATCGAGGCGATCCGACGACAGGGCTGA
- the raiA gene encoding ribosome-associated translation inhibitor RaiA, with the protein MQVNITGLHVELTDALRDYVNEKLTRVERHYDNITNVQVTLSVEKERQSAACTMHVAGAELHAEAQDVDMYAAIDALADKLDRQLVKHKEKAQARAQGAGAR; encoded by the coding sequence ATGCAAGTGAATATCACCGGCCTTCATGTGGAACTGACCGATGCCCTGCGTGACTATGTCAACGAGAAGCTGACGCGCGTGGAACGCCATTATGACAACATCACCAATGTGCAGGTGACCCTGTCTGTCGAGAAGGAGCGTCAGTCCGCCGCCTGCACCATGCATGTTGCCGGTGCCGAGCTGCATGCAGAAGCCCAGGATGTCGACATGTACGCCGCCATCGATGCCCTGGCTGACAAGCTGGACCGCCAGCTGGTCAAGCACAAGGAGAAGGCCCAGGCCCGCGCCCAGGGCGCCGGCGCTCGCTGA
- a CDS encoding RNA polymerase factor sigma-54: MAMKASLQLRVGTQLTMTPQLQQAIALLQLSTLDLRQEIQQAMESNPLLELDDEFGEQATQEPTEDDWASEIPEQLTTDSDWSDTYQDLGAPAGGEGPDFERQAQGQSLQGHLIWQLAMSDLEPRARQIAESLIDAVDDAGYLTAPLDEIRDGLRQQGLADLRSQEMERVLLRLQQFEPTGIFARDLRECLQLQLATLPDGTPLLPQARRLVRQFLEALAGGDRRLLKRRLGLDDAALDATIALVRGLDPRPGSAFASVTDDYVTPDLVAFHDQRGWHVELNSEALPRLRIQPDYAALVRRADKSSDNQFLKEHLQEARWLMKSLSSRNDTLLRVGREILARQLDFLEHGEEAMKPLVLADIAQAVEMHESTISRVTTQKFIHTPRGVFELKYFFSSQVGGESEGDAHSSTAIRARLRKLIQEEPPHKPLSDSRLVSLLDEAGIRVARRTVAKYREAMGIPSSSERKRLR, from the coding sequence ATGGCCATGAAGGCATCCCTGCAGTTGCGGGTCGGCACTCAGCTGACCATGACACCCCAGTTGCAGCAGGCCATCGCCCTGCTGCAGCTCTCCACCCTGGACCTGCGCCAGGAGATCCAGCAGGCCATGGAGAGCAACCCACTGCTGGAGCTCGACGACGAGTTTGGCGAGCAGGCCACTCAGGAACCCACGGAAGACGACTGGGCAAGCGAGATTCCCGAACAGCTCACCACCGACAGCGACTGGTCCGATACCTATCAGGACCTGGGCGCACCGGCCGGAGGCGAGGGCCCCGACTTCGAGCGCCAGGCCCAGGGCCAGAGCCTCCAGGGCCACCTCATCTGGCAGCTGGCGATGAGCGACCTCGAACCCCGGGCACGCCAGATTGCCGAGAGCCTGATCGATGCCGTGGACGATGCCGGCTACCTGACCGCCCCCCTCGACGAGATCCGTGACGGCCTGAGGCAGCAGGGGCTTGCCGACCTGCGCAGCCAAGAGATGGAGCGGGTGCTGCTGCGCCTGCAGCAGTTCGAGCCCACCGGCATCTTCGCCCGCGACCTGCGCGAATGCCTGCAGCTGCAGCTCGCCACCCTCCCCGACGGCACGCCGCTGCTGCCCCAGGCGCGGCGCCTGGTACGCCAGTTCCTCGAGGCTCTGGCCGGCGGAGACCGGCGCCTGCTCAAGCGACGCCTGGGGCTGGACGATGCCGCGCTCGACGCCACCATCGCCCTGGTGCGAGGCCTGGATCCACGGCCCGGCAGCGCCTTTGCCAGCGTGACCGACGACTATGTGACCCCCGACCTGGTCGCCTTCCACGACCAGCGTGGCTGGCACGTGGAGCTCAACTCCGAGGCACTGCCACGACTGCGCATCCAACCCGATTACGCGGCCCTGGTGCGCCGCGCCGACAAGAGCAGCGACAACCAGTTCCTCAAGGAGCACCTCCAGGAGGCGCGCTGGCTGATGAAGAGCCTGTCCAGCCGCAACGACACCCTGCTGCGAGTCGGCCGCGAGATCCTCGCCCGCCAGCTCGACTTCCTCGAGCACGGAGAGGAGGCGATGAAGCCTCTCGTCCTGGCCGATATCGCCCAGGCGGTGGAGATGCACGAATCCACCATCTCGCGGGTCACCACCCAGAAGTTCATCCACACGCCGCGGGGGGTGTTTGAGCTCAAGTACTTCTTCTCCAGCCAGGTCGGCGGCGAGAGCGAGGGCGACGCCCACTCCAGCACCGCCATCCGTGCCCGCCTCCGCAAGCTGATCCAGGAGGAGCCGCCACACAAGCCGCTCTCCGACAGCCGGCTGGTCAGCCTGCTCGACGAGGCCGGGATCCGGGTCGCACGTCGCACCGTCGCCAAGTACCGCGAGGCCATGGGCATCCCCTCCTCCAGCGAGCGCAAGCGACTGCGCTGA
- the lptB gene encoding LPS export ABC transporter ATP-binding protein, with product MKTLHARHLAKSYKRRRVVQDIGLSIRQGSIVGLLGPNGAGKTTSFYMIVGLVRADAGSVAIDDLDLSRAAMHERARAGIGYLPQEASIFRKLSVADNIMAILETRKDLDREGRRARLEQLLEEFHVTHIRDNPGMSLSGGERRRVEIARALATEPAFILLDEPFAGVDPISVGEIKGIIRQLKARGIGVLITDHNVRETLDICDTAYIVGDGKIIAEGDAESILANQRVREVYLGEDFRL from the coding sequence ATGAAGACCCTTCACGCCCGTCATCTCGCCAAGAGCTACAAGCGCCGCCGCGTGGTTCAGGACATCGGCCTGTCGATCCGTCAGGGCAGCATCGTCGGACTGCTGGGCCCCAACGGCGCCGGCAAGACCACCTCCTTCTACATGATCGTGGGGCTGGTACGCGCCGATGCCGGCTCGGTGGCCATCGATGACCTGGACCTCTCGCGCGCCGCCATGCACGAGCGGGCCCGGGCGGGGATTGGCTACCTGCCCCAGGAGGCCTCGATCTTCCGCAAGCTGTCGGTGGCAGACAACATCATGGCCATCCTCGAGACCCGCAAGGATCTCGACCGGGAGGGCCGCCGGGCACGCCTGGAGCAGCTGCTCGAGGAGTTCCACGTCACCCATATCCGCGACAACCCGGGCATGAGCCTCTCCGGCGGCGAGCGACGCCGGGTCGAGATTGCCAGGGCTCTGGCGACGGAGCCCGCCTTTATCCTGCTCGACGAGCCCTTTGCCGGAGTCGACCCGATCTCGGTGGGCGAGATCAAGGGCATCATCCGCCAGCTGAAGGCGCGGGGCATCGGCGTGCTGATCACCGACCACAACGTCCGCGAGACCCTCGACATCTGCGACACCGCCTATATCGTCGGCGACGGCAAGATCATCGCCGAGGGCGACGCCGAATCGATCCTCGCCAACCAGAGGGTGCGCGAGGTCTACCTCGGCGAAGACTTCCGCCTGTGA
- the lptA gene encoding lipopolysaccharide transport periplasmic protein LptA, with product MTRPLLPTLAYVLLLALAVAPASQAQSQNQDANAPILVEADRLDLDDRAGTAVYTGNVDIRQGSMRLTGNRVEIRRNAAGELSLATATGERAYLEQQPDPTEPVVKGWGRTVIYHVAERRVELIDRAELHQGGDTFEGGYLEYFLDRRVVQARADAEGVEGNQRIRMTLQPEQQ from the coding sequence ATGACGCGCCCCCTGCTCCCCACGCTGGCCTATGTGCTGCTGCTGGCACTGGCTGTCGCCCCGGCCAGCCAGGCCCAGTCTCAGAACCAGGATGCCAATGCGCCTATCCTGGTCGAGGCGGACCGCCTCGACCTGGACGACCGCGCCGGTACCGCCGTGTATACCGGCAACGTGGATATCCGCCAGGGCAGCATGCGCCTGACCGGCAACCGGGTGGAGATCCGCCGCAACGCGGCCGGTGAGCTCTCCCTGGCCACCGCCACCGGCGAGCGGGCCTACCTCGAGCAGCAACCCGACCCCACCGAGCCGGTCGTCAAGGGATGGGGACGCACCGTCATCTATCATGTGGCCGAGCGGCGCGTGGAGCTGATCGATCGCGCCGAGCTCCACCAGGGCGGCGACACCTTCGAGGGGGGGTATCTGGAGTACTTCCTCGACCGCCGCGTGGTGCAGGCCCGCGCCGATGCCGAGGGCGTCGAGGGCAACCAGCGCATCCGCATGACGCTCCAGCCGGAACAGCAGTAA
- the lptC gene encoding LPS export ABC transporter periplasmic protein LptC, producing MALPRPGFRTWLTLLLLALGGGLALLDQHTPTPTGQVPRDAAGEPDFYLENARLTRFDTEGRPHQRVTTPRLVHTPVDDVIRLETPLARLHDRDGRLWLAEAERGELGPGGNPLLLDGEARLQAPAERWRLETETLHYDADTGHAWSTTPATLHQPPQQVSGERFDAWLDDNRARLTDNVRGHHPPETSEESSS from the coding sequence ATGGCCCTACCGCGTCCTGGCTTTCGCACCTGGCTGACCCTGCTGCTGCTGGCCCTGGGTGGGGGCCTGGCGCTGCTCGACCAGCACACCCCCACCCCCACCGGCCAGGTACCGCGCGACGCTGCGGGCGAGCCAGACTTCTACCTCGAGAACGCACGCCTCACGCGCTTCGACACCGAAGGCCGGCCGCACCAGAGGGTGACCACGCCACGCCTGGTCCACACCCCGGTGGACGACGTGATCCGCCTGGAAACTCCGCTGGCCCGGCTCCACGACCGCGACGGCCGACTGTGGCTGGCCGAGGCCGAGCGCGGCGAACTGGGCCCCGGGGGCAATCCGCTGCTGCTCGACGGTGAGGCCCGCCTGCAGGCTCCCGCCGAGCGCTGGCGGCTCGAGACCGAGACGCTGCACTACGATGCCGACACAGGCCACGCCTGGAGCACCACCCCGGCGACGCTGCACCAGCCGCCACAGCAGGTGAGCGGCGAGCGTTTCGACGCCTGGCTCGATGACAACCGGGCGCGCCTGACCGACAATGTGCGCGGCCACCATCCGCCCGAGACATCCGAGGAGTCCTCGTCATGA
- a CDS encoding HAD-IIIA family hydrolase — translation MTHTSPLQDPLLTDRLRRIRLLALDVDGVLTDGQLYFQADGIEIKAFNVQDGHGLKLLKRAGIQVALITGRDSPTVSRRAAALGIQHVFQGVEKKLPVLRELTARLGLEFEQVAYCGDDMPDIGAIRRAGVGISVPNAPAYIQQHADWVTERSGGQGAAREISDTLLRAQGHWDAVTDTYVHGAG, via the coding sequence ATGACCCACACCTCCCCCCTGCAGGACCCGCTGCTGACCGACCGCCTGCGCCGTATCCGCCTGCTCGCACTGGACGTCGATGGCGTGCTCACCGACGGCCAGCTCTACTTCCAGGCCGACGGCATCGAGATCAAGGCCTTCAATGTCCAGGATGGCCACGGCCTCAAGCTGCTCAAGCGTGCCGGGATCCAGGTCGCGCTGATCACCGGCCGCGACTCCCCCACCGTGAGTCGCCGCGCCGCCGCCCTGGGCATCCAGCATGTCTTCCAGGGCGTCGAGAAGAAACTGCCGGTGCTGCGGGAGCTCACCGCACGCCTGGGCCTGGAGTTCGAGCAGGTGGCCTACTGCGGCGATGACATGCCCGATATCGGCGCCATCCGTCGTGCCGGCGTGGGCATCAGCGTGCCCAACGCACCGGCCTATATCCAGCAGCATGCGGACTGGGTCACCGAGCGCAGCGGTGGCCAGGGTGCGGCCCGTGAGATCAGCGACACCCTGCTGCGCGCCCAGGGCCACTGGGACGCGGTCACCGACACCTACGTCCACGGAGCCGGCTGA
- a CDS encoding KpsF/GutQ family sugar-phosphate isomerase → MTSDTPPAGPALRDSARRTLRLEQQAVGALVARLDDAFDRACELILACRGRVVVTGMGKSGHIAGKIAATLASTGTPAFFVHPGEASHGDLGMITPGDVVLALSNSGETAEVTALLPLLKRMKVPLISMTGRPASSLARHADAHLDVGVEREACPLDLAPTASTTAALAMGDALAVALLESRGFTAEDFALSHPGGSLGKRLLLRVGDLMHSGDRLPRVALGSPLRDALLEITRQGLGFTCVVAPDGRLAGVYTDGDLRRTLDQHSDLTGLSVDEVMTCPGKRVAPETLAAEAVSLMEDHRISALAVVDDEGRPVGALHMHDLLASGVI, encoded by the coding sequence ATGACATCCGACACCCCCCCGGCCGGTCCGGCCCTCCGTGACAGCGCCCGCCGCACCCTGCGCCTCGAGCAGCAGGCCGTCGGCGCCCTGGTGGCGCGCCTCGACGACGCCTTCGACCGCGCCTGCGAACTGATCCTGGCCTGCCGCGGTCGCGTGGTGGTCACCGGCATGGGCAAGTCAGGCCATATCGCGGGCAAGATCGCCGCCACCCTGGCCAGTACCGGCACGCCGGCCTTCTTCGTGCATCCCGGCGAGGCCAGTCACGGCGACTTGGGCATGATCACGCCCGGGGATGTGGTGCTGGCCCTCTCCAACTCGGGCGAGACCGCCGAGGTGACCGCCCTGCTGCCGCTGCTCAAGCGCATGAAGGTGCCGCTGATCAGCATGACCGGTCGCCCGGCCTCGAGCCTGGCCCGCCATGCCGATGCGCATCTCGATGTCGGCGTCGAACGCGAGGCCTGTCCTCTCGACCTGGCCCCCACCGCCTCCACCACCGCCGCCCTGGCCATGGGGGATGCCCTGGCCGTGGCGCTGCTGGAGTCACGCGGCTTCACTGCCGAGGACTTCGCCCTTTCCCACCCCGGTGGCAGCCTCGGCAAGCGGCTACTGCTGCGCGTTGGCGACCTGATGCACTCGGGCGACAGGCTGCCCCGGGTGGCACTGGGCAGCCCCCTGCGCGACGCCCTGCTGGAGATCACCCGACAGGGGCTCGGCTTCACCTGCGTGGTGGCCCCCGACGGCCGCCTCGCCGGGGTCTATACCGATGGCGACCTGCGCCGCACCCTGGACCAGCACAGCGATCTCACCGGCCTGAGCGTGGACGAGGTGATGACCTGCCCCGGCAAGCGCGTCGCCCCGGAGACCCTGGCCGCCGAGGCGGTAAGCCTGATGGAAGACCACCGCATCTCCGCCCTGGCCGTGGTCGATGACGAGGGGCGCCCGGTGGGCGCCCTGCATATGCACGACCTGCTCGCCAGTGGCGTGATCTGA